GGAAAGGTGTTGATGAAGCTGAGGGGCTTGAAACATCGCCCCCACCTACTCGACCGGTTCGTCGCGGCGATTGCAGCGGTCGAGGCTGAACATCCCGGCGCGACACGCTGCAAGGTCGCCAAGCTCGAAAGATGACGACGCCCATCCGCCAGCGGTTGGCGGAATGTGCAGCGAAGGCGCGAACGTGCGAAGTCTCGGGATGCCATCTCCCGAGGCAGCATTTCGGGAAGTGGTGTGAAGCCCACGATAGGCGAGCCCAGGAGACCGGTCACCCTCTAGGCCGCACCATTCGGCGCCGAGAGTTCGAGCCGTTCGTCAATGGCGCGCGTCGCTACCTCGAAAGACACCAAGACCACCCTCGAATTGCCAAGGCTCTCAGTTGGCTGGAGGCGCTGGTCTATGCGAGTGGGTCAGCACCGGCCGAGATCACACGCAAGTCAACCGTCCATGACCGTCTGTTGAGGTGGCTCGTCAAACTGCGACGGCAGGAAACCTCACCGGTCGAGATTCTGGCCATCGTCATCGGCATCTATGCCTATCGGGAGTGGTCGCCTCAGGTCTTTAGAAGCGACCGGCACTTCGCTCATCAACTCGCCATCCGCGTCCTGCGTCTCGTTCGCCCGGAGCGTGTCACGACGATGCACCGCGGGTGCCATGAATACCTGAGTAAAGACCGCATCACGTCGGGAGTCCGCGACCTTCTGAGCGAGGCGCTCAACAGACACGTTGGCGTCGTGGCCCTTTCGGTCGCGCGCAAGCTGGCGGCGAAGATCGAAGCCTCCAACCCCGTTCCAACCGCTCTAACCATGATCCTCGCCGGCACGCCCAGCCTTGCCAGTGGGCAAGGGACCAGCCTTGGCGAAAGCCAAGGGACCGGCATCAATGAAGGAAAACCAACGAATGAGTAACGACCTGGAAATCCAGAACAGCAACAGCAGCGACGACAGCGGCCAAATCGTCCCCCTCGCAGGAGGTGTCTACCGATACCAAGTCGGCGCAAGACAGCCAGAGCAGTCGGAGCAATCACAGTCCGGCGGTGCCTCGGGTAAGTGGGTAGGCGACGTTCAGCGCACGACGGTGCGGGACGGCCAGATGCGCCATGAGACGGTCGCCAACGTCACGAAGTCCACCGATGCGCCCGCTCAGGGTTCGCATTGGCTCGACAACGCCCGGACAACTTCCGGTCGCCCGCTGTCCCGCAGTGAGATTGACGAAAACAGCATCGTCACCGTGCCCGGCGCTGGGCAGTTTCAAGTCAAGACGCTTCTCCGCACCGGGGACCTGATCAAGACCCCGGATGGCCGCATTGTCGAACCGCCGAAGAATGCGTTCGACCAGTTCGACAAGCAGCAACAGCAGCAGCAGCCGGCGGCACCGAACGCGGAGGCTGGTGAGACTCTCGACGCTGACGGTGAGGCGCTGGCGCAAACGATCATCAACGGAACGCGCGAGGGTGACCGTATGGCAGCGATGCGCCAACTCATCGACGGGAACGGCATCACCGCTGCCACACTGGAGCACATTGCAAGCTCAATGCACATCGAGCCTGACAAGGCAGCTGGCATGGTCGAGTCGCTGGTCGGCAAGTTCAGCGAGCAAGCCGCTAAGGCGGTCTCCCAGGTGGCCCCTGTAGACCTTCAGGACGTTGCGGAGTGGGCGCGGGCCAACAAGCCCAACGACCTGAAAAAGGCTATGTGGGCAATCGCGTCTGACGACAAGGGCGCTGGCTTCCGCTCGCTAACGCAGGAATACATCGCAGCCCTGCCCACCCACGCGCCCCACATGATCCTCAACGCTGAGATGCCAGAGGGAGTGACCGCTGTGGAGCACAACGGCCGCGTGATCCTCAAGACACCCTACGGGGACTTCGACTGGGCCTCTGCGGTCAAGTCGGGGTTCGTCACCGTCTCACGGCGCGGTCGCCGATGATTGCCGCACGTCCTGGCGTTCTCTCGCCCACCGGTCATCGCGAACAGGCTCTACTCGCAGAGTGGTGCAAACATTCTCAGGGTTCGGCATCCGTCACTATGTCGAAGGATGCCTGGGTCTATAGGCGCCGGCAGGGCTTCATCTTCGGTGCCAGTGCCGTCAAAGCCACCAATGAGGAGAACCGCCTTGCGTTGGAACGCCGCCAGCCTCGCTTCGCGAAGGACCAGCGCAACAGAGGGCGGCATTGATGAGTGACGGAGACCTTGCGCGGTTCGCGTCTCAAGCCGCGCAGGACTTCGCCTCATTCCAGCGTGAAGCCAGCGCAGCCCATGACCGAGCCAAGAACCAGCCTCTAGGCGATGCGTACCGTATGACGTTCGTCCCGCCACCCGAGTGGGGAGCCGTCACCGAACGCATCGAGGCGACCTACATGGGAATATCGGCTGTGTACCTGCGCTTTGCTAGCCACGAGCCGATTTGGCAACTGCGGGTCCCTGTGCGGGGCTTCGACATCTGACCCGCCTTGCGCCCCACTCTTCGACCAAACTCAGGACTCGAAAGCGATGCTCTGCGGAGCGACGTTAGTAGAACAATTTTGGGCAAGGTAGAAGGTGGGGCGTTTCGGCTCGGCACCTATTCCGACAAATCCAGAAACGCCGAAAGCAGTAGGAGCAAGAATGACCGATATCCCGCGTGACATATGGAACCACACAAGCCGGCGACCGTGCTCAGTGCCAGAGCAGAGCGGTGGGCAGACGTAATGGGCATCCTCGTAAACCCGTTCATGTTCGCCCGCCCATGGGTATTCTCGGCGGCCGGTTCGCATTTTGACGGTGCAGCGGCGCTGAGCAGAACCGGTATCGACGGTGTCGCTGACTCGGCGAAATTTACTCTGTCCGCATGGATCAATCTGACGGGCGGCGACGGACTTCGTCAGGTTCCGTTCCGCATCGAAGGTAGCGGCGGCCAGCGGCTCACGTTCGAGCGCACTACCGGAAACAAGTACAACATCAGCGCGAGGCACGGCACGACCACCGTTGCAGATGTGACCTCGACCGCATCGTTTGTGGCGGGCTCCGGATGGAAGCATATCCTCGCCTCTTGCGATGTGTCGGGAGCAACCGGCGTGTTTCAACTCTATATCCAGGATGCAGCAGCCGGCACATCTACCGTCTCGGGCTCTCAGATAATCGACTGGACCTCTAACGGTCTTGTGCGCCTGTCATCCGCTACAAGCGCATCCCCGGCATTTCAAGTCCAGGGCGACATGGCCGAGTTCTTCTTGGACATCAAGAACGCGCTTGACCTGACCGTCACTGCCAATCGACGCAAATTCATCAGCGCGAGTGGGCACCCGGTGGACCTTGGCAGCCAGGGAGCGCTGCCTTTTGGAATGCAACCGGCGTACTACTTCCATCGCGGCGTCAGCGAGTCTCCGACCACCTTCATCGACAACCGTGGATATGGTGGCGCATTTGCTTTGTCGGGGTCTCTATCTGCGTCGGCAACAGACCCCTAAAGCAAACTGGTTTGCCAAACGCTCAAATGGAATGGGCCAGCCGGAGTGCAATTCCGACTGGCCCTAACCATCGTGAGGCCGTGGCGGGGGCCGCTCTAGGGAAACCTGGGGCAGCCCTTGCCCTCTTTGCGGGAGAGGGACAACGATCATGGCTTAGGGGGCGAGGCTGTCTAGCAGCGGACTCGAACTGCAATTGAGCGGACGATATAGTCCCTGAACAATATCGGTGGCGAGGAATACATGCGGACCGTCATTGGCTGCCCATACGCTCAGAAGGCTTTCGGATACGCGGCCCCCATTGGCGCGCTCGCAGGTCTCATCGGCCTTGGCGGGGGCGAGTTCCGGTTGCCGGTGTTGATGCACGTCATCGGATTTCCGGCCAAAGCATCGGTGCCACTCAATCTCATCGTCAGCTTGACGACGCTGGCAGCCGCGCTGCTGTTCCGATCCCACGTCACTCCGGCCGGCACCTTGCAACAGCATTTGCCGGAAATGGCCGGGCTGTTGTGCGGCGGGGTCGCGAGTGCCTTTTGGGGAACGCGGCTGGTCCAGCGGCTCAAGGACGAGCGGTTAGTGGCCGCCATCGGAGTGTTGCTAGCGGGCATCGGTGTGTTGATGCTGGTCGAGGTCGCTTTTCCATTCGAGCCGCTTGCCCTATCACCAGATGCGCTGCCGCGTTTCTCGCTGGGAATCGGGCTTGGGGTCGGGATCGGTTTCGTTTCCAGCTTGCTCGGTGTTGCCGGGGGCGAGTTGCTCATCCCCAGCCTGATGTTCATCTTCGGGGCCGATATCAAAACGGCCGGCACCGCGAGCCTCTTTATATCGCTCGTCATCGTCGCCGTGGGCATCTGGCGCTATGGGCGCATGGGCGCAATCCCGAAGGGCGGCGGGCCGAGACGCATCATCGCGGCCATGAGCCTCGGCTCAATTATCGGGGGGCTCATCGGGGGATTGGCGGCTGCCATCGCGCCCGTTGCAGCCCTCAAGATCGTGCTTGGGGTAGTGTTGCTCGCGGCTGCTGGAAAGACCCTCTGGTCTCATCGATCTGCGCCCAATTGACGCCTATAGCCGCTCCCACAACCGCCTTGACGATGCTCCCACAACGCTCCCACAATGCTCCTGCCGGGTCAGATTCGGCCTTGGTTTCAGTGGGTTGCCGGTGGCGTGGTGAAATTCCTAGTCCCCCAGCCAACTGCTTTCGCTCAAACATCACAGTCACTTACAGCGACGTCGCCGGCATGTTCTCCGCGCGGTGTTTCGGGCAGTTTTGCAGCCAGTTTTGCAGGCACCGATCTGCAACTGATTGCACGAAAATCTTTCTGCCAGATTGGCGACGAAGGGCACGCCTCCCTGACATCACAGACGCTCGGGGCGACCAGGCCAACGAATCCGGATCCAGCGCTTCGGCGGATCTGCCGCCAGCGCCTGCGCGGTTCGTTCGATCTCGTCAAGGATCGTCGCTTCGCCGCGATACATTCCCACTAGGTTCCGATTGCCAAAACTTCGGGCTCGGCGAACAGCAGCAAGCGCACCGCGGCGATCGCCACGCGCAACGCGCGTCGCAGCCCAAGCCCGCCAGTAGAAATAGCTGGCTCGGCTCTTACTCCGGACTCCATTCAGAAGCCGCTCCGCCTCGGTTCCGTTCTTGTCCAGATAGGCGATGAAGAAACTTTGCGCGACCCGCAGCCAGTCGGGCGCATCTCCCGGAAGCGACGCCCGGCGATTGATCAGGGCGCGGGCGCGGGCGAAATCCGAAAACTCCATGTAGCGCTGATAGAGCAGGCCATAAGCCTGGTTGTCCGCCCTTCCGGCGGCAACATCAGCCTCGACCTTCCCGACCAGATCCGCATTCCAATCCTCCGGCGATATGCCGTCCGCCTGCATGGCCGAAAGCCACCCCGTATGTTCTGTTTGCCGCTCCTGGCGCACCCGCCACTTATCGACCAGTCTCGCGCCATCCGAGCGTCGGCGATCGGCGAACCAGACCGGCATCAGATTGACGACCGCGAAGACCATCGAAACAACGAAGAACGACATTAGGATCGCTTCGGCGAGTGGGCCGAAGATATTCGTGGCGACGGCCGCTCGAGCGATGAGGCCCGTCAGCAGATTGGCGTAGATGCCGCCCAGAAGATATGTCGCTTCGCCACGCCGCCAATCGCCCCAGAGATCGGGCGTGGCGATGACCATGCCGTCGACCCTCGGCCCTTGACGAAAGGAGAAAACCAACCGCTCCGCTTTCGGGAAATACCAGAACGGCCAGACCATGATGAGGTGAAGGCGCCGGCCGATCAGACGTGCGGCCGTGGCATGCCCAAGCTCGTGGAACAGGGTCGCCAACCAGACCAATAATGCCAAGAGTACAATCACGACCGGAAGGTGCCAGCTGCGCGGCGCCATCAGGGAGCCCGCGTCGGACAGCGCATCGGAGGAATAGAACGCATAGCCGATGAACAGGATCTGCAGAATCCTGACGAACCCGTTGCCCAGCCGGACCATCCGAGCTCTTACCGTCATTGGCACCCGAGCCCTCTATCCTGGATAGAACCTCACCGAAGAAGCGCCAAGGAACCCCTCAGGCACCGATCTCGGCCGCTTCATTGCCGAAGCTAAGAAGCCTGGACTTCTGCTGCTGGAATTCTCCATCCGTGAGCAAGCCCTGATCGCGTAATTGAGCGAGGCGAGAAATCTCCTCGGCGACACCGGCCAAGGAAACGACCCCCGCGGCCGCATTCTGAGCCAGACTCGCGGCGTCATCTGCAATGCGAATCGCCACCTTGAGGCGCCCCATCCATTCGTCGGCCGACATCATGGCCACCCGATGCGCCGGGCCTCCGCGATCACATTCGATATTGAGCAGGTTGAGGCTGAAGTTGGGCCTAGCGGTATCGTTCACCACGATCTTGAGATCTATCCGGCGCACTTTAGGTTCCTGCTTCCTCTTAGCGCTGAGGGCGCCCACGAC
The nucleotide sequence above comes from Hypericibacter terrae. Encoded proteins:
- a CDS encoding LamG-like jellyroll fold domain-containing protein, whose product is MGILVNPFMFARPWVFSAAGSHFDGAAALSRTGIDGVADSAKFTLSAWINLTGGDGLRQVPFRIEGSGGQRLTFERTTGNKYNISARHGTTTVADVTSTASFVAGSGWKHILASCDVSGATGVFQLYIQDAAAGTSTVSGSQIIDWTSNGLVRLSSATSASPAFQVQGDMAEFFLDIKNALDLTVTANRRKFISASGHPVDLGSQGALPFGMQPAYYFHRGVSESPTTFIDNRGYGGAFALSGSLSASATDP
- a CDS encoding sulfite exporter TauE/SafE family protein, which translates into the protein MRTVIGCPYAQKAFGYAAPIGALAGLIGLGGGEFRLPVLMHVIGFPAKASVPLNLIVSLTTLAAALLFRSHVTPAGTLQQHLPEMAGLLCGGVASAFWGTRLVQRLKDERLVAAIGVLLAGIGVLMLVEVAFPFEPLALSPDALPRFSLGIGLGVGIGFVSSLLGVAGGELLIPSLMFIFGADIKTAGTASLFISLVIVAVGIWRYGRMGAIPKGGGPRRIIAAMSLGSIIGGLIGGLAAAIAPVAALKIVLGVVLLAAAGKTLWSHRSAPN
- a CDS encoding M50 family metallopeptidase, encoding MVRLGNGFVRILQILFIGYAFYSSDALSDAGSLMAPRSWHLPVVIVLLALLVWLATLFHELGHATAARLIGRRLHLIMVWPFWYFPKAERLVFSFRQGPRVDGMVIATPDLWGDWRRGEATYLLGGIYANLLTGLIARAAVATNIFGPLAEAILMSFFVVSMVFAVVNLMPVWFADRRRSDGARLVDKWRVRQERQTEHTGWLSAMQADGISPEDWNADLVGKVEADVAAGRADNQAYGLLYQRYMEFSDFARARALINRRASLPGDAPDWLRVAQSFFIAYLDKNGTEAERLLNGVRSKSRASYFYWRAWAATRVARGDRRGALAAVRRARSFGNRNLVGMYRGEATILDEIERTAQALAADPPKRWIRIRWPGRPERL